The Dietzia sp. ANT_WB102 region TCGTGATCTTCGCCGCCAAGCGGGCGCGCCAGATCAACTCGTACTACAACCAGATCGAGGAGGGCATCCTCGAGTACGTCGGCCCACTGGTCGACCCGGGGCTGCACGAGAAGCCCCTGACCATCGCGCTGCGTGAGCTGCACTCCGACCTGCTCGATTGCGCCGAGGGCGAGTGAGCCCCTCCGGGGACGACATGCGCGGCCCGCGCGTCGTCGTCGGAGTCGGCGGCGGGATCGCCGCCTACAAGTCCTGTGGCCTGATCCGGCTCCTCTCCGAGTCCGGGTGCCACGTCGACGTCGTCCCCACCGAGGCGGCCCTGCGATTCGTCGGGTCCGCCACCTTCGAGGCGCTGTCCGGGAACCCGGTATCCACCGGGGTGTTCTCGGACGTGCCGTCGGTCCGCCACGTCGCCCTCGGGCAACGGGCGGACCTCGTCGTC contains the following coding sequences:
- the rpoZ gene encoding DNA-directed RNA polymerase subunit omega, translated to MATTEAAAATPLYDTPIGITNPPIDELLERASSKYALVIFAAKRARQINSYYNQIEEGILEYVGPLVDPGLHEKPLTIALRELHSDLLDCAEGE